One stretch of Nicotiana tabacum cultivar K326 chromosome 18, ASM71507v2, whole genome shotgun sequence DNA includes these proteins:
- the LOC107805784 gene encoding cell division cycle protein 48 homolog, with protein sequence MSHPAESSDSKNATKKDFSTAILERKKAANRLVVDEAVNDDNSVVALHPATMEKLQLFRGDTILIKGKKRKDTVVIALADETCDEPKIRMNKVVRSNLRVRLGDVVSVHQCPDVKYGKRVHILPIDDTIEGVTGDLFESFLKPYFLEAYRPLRKGDHFLVRGGMRSVEFKVIETDPGEYCVVAPDTEIFCEGEPVKREDEERLDEVGYDDVGGVRKQMAQIRELVELPLRHPQLFKSIGVKPPKGILLYGPPGSGKTLIARAVANETGAFFFCINGPEIMSKLAGESESNLRKAFEEAEKNAPSIIFIDEIDSIAPKREKTHGEVERRIVSQLLTLMDGLKSRAHVIVMGATNRPNSIDPALRRFGRFDREIDIGVPDEVGRLEVLRIHTKNMKLAEEVDLERIGKDTHGYVGADLAALCTEAALQCIREKMDVIDLEDDTIDAEILNSMAVTNEHFQTALGTSNPSALRETVVEVPNVSWADIGGLENVKRELQETVQYPVEHPEKFEKFGMSPSKGVLFYGPPGCGKTLLAKAIANECQANFISVKGPELLTMWFGESEANVREIFDKARQSAPCVLFFDELDSIATQRGGSSGDAGGAADRVLNQLLTEMDGMNAKKTVFIIGATNRPDIIDPALLRPGRLDQLIYIPLPDEDSRHQIFKACLRKSPLSKDVDLRALAKYTQGFSGADITEICQRACKYAIRENIEKDIERERRRSENPDSMDEDVDDEVPEIKPAHFEESMKYARRSVSDADIRKYQAFAQTLQQSRGFGTEFRFAEASGSTAAADPFATSNAGADDDDLYS encoded by the exons ATGAGTCACCCGGCCGAGTCATCTGACTC aaaaaatgcTACTAAGAAGGATTTTTCTACGGCAATTTTGGAGCGGAAGAAAGCTGCGAATCGGCTTGTCGTTGACGAGGCGGTCAATGATGATAACTCTGTTGTTGCCTTACACCCTGCTACTATGGAGAAACTTCAGCTTTTCCGTGGAGATACGATTCTCATCAAG GGAAAGAAGAGAAAGGATACAGTCGTCATTGCCCTTGCTGATGAAACATGTGATGAGCCAAAGATTAGGATGAACAAGGTGGTCCGTTcaaatttgagggttcgacttgGAGATGTCGTATCTGTGCACCAGTGTCCAGATGTTAAGTATGGGAAGCGTGTCCACATACTTCCTATAGATGATACAATAGAAGGTGTCACAGGGGATCTGTTTGAATCATTCCTGAAAC CTTACTTTTTGGAGGCATATCGTCCTTTGAGGAAAGGGGACCATTTCCTTGTTAGAGGAGGGATGAGAAGTGTGGAATTCAAGGTCATAGAAACTGACCCTGGGGAGTATTGTGTCGTTGCTCCAGACACTGAAATCTTTTGTGAGGGTGAGCCTGTGAAAAGGGAGGATGAGGAGAGACTTGATGAAGTTGGCTATGATGATGTTGGTGGTGTGAGAAAACAGATGGCTCAGATTCGTGAACTGGTGGAATTACCATTGAGGCATCCTCAACTTTTCAAATCTATTggtgtgaaaccaccaaaggggatTTTACTTTATGGACCTCCCGGTTCTGGAAAGACTCTGATAGCAAGAGCTGTTGCTAATGAAACAGGTGCATTTTTCTTTTGCATTAATGGTCCTGAAATAATGTCCAAATTGGCTGGAGAGAGTGAAAGTAATCTCAGGAAGGCATTTGAAGAGGCTGAAAAGAATGCTCCTTCTATCATATTTATTGATGAAATTGATTCAATTGCTCCCAAGCGAGAGAAGACACATGGTGAAGTTGAAAGGAGGATTGTCTCACAACTCTTGACTCTGATGGATGGACTGAAATCGCGTGCTCATGTAATAGTGATGGGAGCTACCAACCGTCCGAACAGCATTGATCCTGCTCTAAGAAGGTTTGGCAGGTTTGATAGAGAAATAGACATCGGTGTTCCAGATGAAGTTGGACGTCTTGAAGTTCTTCGCATTCATACCAAAAATATGAAGCTTGCAGAAGAA GTTGATTTGGAAAGAATTGGAAAAGATACACATGGTTATGTTGGTGCAGATCTTGCTGCTCTTTGCACTGAAGCTGCACTTCAGTGTATAAGGGAGAAAATGGATGTCATTGATCTGGAAGATGATACTATTGATGCTGAGATATTGAACTCAATGGCTGTAACGAATGAGCACTTCCAAACTGCTCTTGGTACAAGCAATCCATCTGCATTGCGTGAAACA GTGGTTGAAGTGCCTAATGTCTCCTGGGCAGACATTGGAGGCCTTGAAAATGTCAAACGAGAGCTTCAAGAG ACTGTTCAATATCCGGTGGAACACCCAGAGAAGTTTGAAAAGTTTGGTATGTCGCCTTCGAAAGGTGTTCTTTTCTATGGCCCCCCAGGGTGTGGGAAAACTCTACTTGCCAAGGCAATTGCAAATGAATGTCAAGCCAATTTCATCAGTGTCAAAGGTCCTGAATTGCTCACTATGTGGTTTGGGGAGAGTGAGGCAAATGTTAGGGAAATTTTTGATAAAGCTAGACAATCTGCACCCTGTGTCCTCTTCTTTGATGAGCTTGATTCTATTGCTACTCAG AGGGGAGGCAGTAGTGGAGATGCTGGTGGAGCAGCTGATCGTGTTCTGAACCAACTTCTGACTGAAATGGATGGcatgaacgcgaagaagactGTATTTATAATTGGGGCCACGAACAGGCCTGATATAATAGACCCTGCACTTCTACGACCTGGCCGTCTTGACCAGTTAATCTATATTCCTCTGCCGGATGAAGATTCACGCCATCAGATTTTCAAGGCGTGTCTCAGAAAATCTCCCTTATCAAAGGATGTTGATTTGAGAGCTCTTGCCAAATATACTCAGGGATTTAGTGGGGCTGATATCACTGAGATCTGTCAGCGAGCCTGCAAATATGCCATAAGGGAGAACATAGAGAAA GACATAGAAAGGGAGAGGAGAAGAAGTGAGAATCCTGATTCTATGGATGAGGATGTTGATGACGAAGTACCGGAGATCAAGCCCGCACATTTTGAGGAGTCTATGAAGTATGCACGACGAAGTGTTAGTGACGCTGATATACGTAAATACCAGGCATTTGCTCAGACATTACAGCAGTCTAGAGGTTTTGGAACAGAATTTCGGTTTGCTGAGGCTAGTGGCAGTACTGCTGCAGCCGACCCTTTTGCAACTTCTAATGCTGGAGCTGATGACGATGACCTGTATAGCTGA